The Halogeometricum rufum genome has a segment encoding these proteins:
- a CDS encoding pyridoxamine 5'-phosphate oxidase family protein, whose amino-acid sequence MASGVSDEIAQLLTSEPLMAHVATCRDGRPHVAPVWYRYEDGVVELVTGGTKLRNIRENPRVALSIQKDDGGDAQWMVSLLGTATVVDDAEATREATRKINRKYGVDDDAWAENTLVRIDVGTASHRTYD is encoded by the coding sequence ATGGCGTCAGGCGTCTCCGACGAGATAGCGCAGTTACTGACGAGCGAACCGTTGATGGCCCACGTGGCGACCTGTCGGGACGGCCGCCCGCACGTCGCTCCCGTCTGGTACCGCTACGAGGACGGCGTCGTCGAACTCGTCACGGGCGGGACGAAGCTCCGGAACATACGCGAGAACCCCCGCGTCGCCCTCTCGATACAGAAGGACGACGGCGGCGACGCCCAGTGGATGGTGTCGCTGCTCGGGACGGCGACGGTGGTGGACGACGCCGAAGCCACCCGCGAGGCGACGCGGAAGATAAACCGCAAGTACGGCGTCGACGACGACGCGTGGGCGGAGAACACGCTCGTCCGTATCGACGTGGGGACCGCGAGTCACCGGACGTACGACTGA